A genomic stretch from Phocoena phocoena chromosome 9, mPhoPho1.1, whole genome shotgun sequence includes:
- the CLEC2L gene encoding C-type lectin domain family 2 member L isoform X1 produces MEPAQEPPARARPPPPPAVRPAPAPAAPRLRSPAEAEGRGPEGLLRRSGSGYEGSTSWKAALEDTTTRLLLGAIAVLLFAILVVMSILASKGCIKCEAPCPEDWLLYGRKCYFFSEEPRDWNTGRQYCHGHEAALAVIQSQKELEFMFKFTRREPWIGLRRVGDEFHWVNGDPFDPDTFPISGPGECVFVEPSRLVSTECLMTRPWVCSKMAYT; encoded by the exons ATGGAGCCGGCCCAGGAGCCCCCCGCGCGGgcccggccgccgccgccccccgccgtccgccccgcgcccgcccccGCCGCGCCCAGGCTGCGCTCGCCAGCCGAAGCGGAGGGCCGCGGTCCCGAGGGGCTGCTGCGGCGATCGGGGTCGGGCTACGAGGGCAGCACCAGCTGGAAGGCGGCCTTGGAGG aCACCACCACGCGTCTCCTGCTGGGGGCCATCGCAGTGCTTCTGTTCGCCATCCTGGTGGTGATGAGCATATTGG CTTCCAAGGGCTGCATCAAGTGCGAGGCGCCCTGCCCGGAGGACTGGCTGCTCTACGGAAGGAAATGCTACTTCTTTTCTGAGGAACCGAGAGACTGGAACACGGGCAGGCAGTACTGTCACGGCCACGAGGCCGCGCTGGCTGTGATCCAGAGCCAGAAGGAGCTG GAATTCATGTTCAAGTTCACACGGAGGGAGCCCTGGATTGGTCTGCGCAGAGTGGGGGACGAATTCCACTGGGTCAACGGGGACCCGTTTGACCCAGACAC ATTCCCCATCTCGGGCCCGGGGGAGTGCGTCTTCGTGGAGCCCAGCAGGCTGGTGTCGACGGAGTGTTTGATGACCCGGCCCTGGGTGTGCAGCAAGATGGCCTACACATGA
- the CLEC2L gene encoding C-type lectin domain family 2 member L isoform X2, producing the protein MEPAQEPPARARPPPPPAVRPAPAPAAPRLRSPAEAEGRGPEGLLRRSGSGYEGSTSWKAALEASKGCIKCEAPCPEDWLLYGRKCYFFSEEPRDWNTGRQYCHGHEAALAVIQSQKELEFMFKFTRREPWIGLRRVGDEFHWVNGDPFDPDTFPISGPGECVFVEPSRLVSTECLMTRPWVCSKMAYT; encoded by the exons ATGGAGCCGGCCCAGGAGCCCCCCGCGCGGgcccggccgccgccgccccccgccgtccgccccgcgcccgcccccGCCGCGCCCAGGCTGCGCTCGCCAGCCGAAGCGGAGGGCCGCGGTCCCGAGGGGCTGCTGCGGCGATCGGGGTCGGGCTACGAGGGCAGCACCAGCTGGAAGGCGGCCTTGGAGG CTTCCAAGGGCTGCATCAAGTGCGAGGCGCCCTGCCCGGAGGACTGGCTGCTCTACGGAAGGAAATGCTACTTCTTTTCTGAGGAACCGAGAGACTGGAACACGGGCAGGCAGTACTGTCACGGCCACGAGGCCGCGCTGGCTGTGATCCAGAGCCAGAAGGAGCTG GAATTCATGTTCAAGTTCACACGGAGGGAGCCCTGGATTGGTCTGCGCAGAGTGGGGGACGAATTCCACTGGGTCAACGGGGACCCGTTTGACCCAGACAC ATTCCCCATCTCGGGCCCGGGGGAGTGCGTCTTCGTGGAGCCCAGCAGGCTGGTGTCGACGGAGTGTTTGATGACCCGGCCCTGGGTGTGCAGCAAGATGGCCTACACATGA